Proteins encoded within one genomic window of Leptolyngbya sp. FACHB-261:
- a CDS encoding PspA/IM30 family protein, giving the protein MGLFDRVSRVVRSNLGAMVSAAEDPEKILEQSVTDMQEDLIQMRQAVAQAMASQKRLQQKYNQAQTEANEWQRRAQLALTKGDENLAREALTRKKTNAEVAAGLKSQVDGQTAQLDTLKRNLVALESKISEAKTKKDMLSARARAAKATEQINQVMGNMNTGSSMAAFERMEDKVLQMEARSEAVAELAGDNLEKQFAMLESGSDVDADLLALKEQMALSAGGTPKGALPQAAPQDTSKNSVVDAELEQLRAELEKG; this is encoded by the coding sequence ATGGGACTGTTTGATCGAGTCAGCCGTGTCGTCCGCTCCAACCTCGGAGCCATGGTCAGTGCTGCAGAGGACCCGGAGAAGATCCTTGAGCAGTCAGTGACTGACATGCAAGAAGACCTGATCCAGATGCGGCAGGCAGTTGCTCAAGCGATGGCTTCTCAGAAGCGCCTCCAACAGAAATATAACCAGGCTCAAACCGAGGCTAACGAGTGGCAGCGACGGGCTCAACTGGCTCTCACCAAGGGGGATGAGAACTTAGCCCGTGAAGCTCTAACTCGGAAGAAGACGAATGCTGAAGTTGCAGCGGGTTTGAAAAGTCAGGTCGACGGGCAAACGGCTCAACTGGATACCCTGAAACGCAATCTTGTCGCCTTAGAGAGCAAAATTTCGGAAGCCAAGACCAAGAAGGACATGCTCTCCGCGCGGGCTAGAGCCGCCAAGGCGACCGAGCAGATTAACCAGGTCATGGGCAACATGAACACAGGGTCTTCGATGGCCGCTTTTGAGCGCATGGAAGACAAGGTGTTACAGATGGAAGCTCGCTCAGAAGCTGTTGCTGAACTTGCAGGCGACAATCTCGAGAAGCAGTTTGCCATGCTGGAGTCTGGGAGTGACGTCGATGCGGACCTCCTAGCGCTTAAAGAGCAGATGGCGCTCTCTGCCGGTGGCACCCCCAAGGGAGCTTTACCCCAAGCGGCTCCTCAAGATACATCTAAGAATAGTGTTGTAGATGCGGAACTAGAGCAGTTGCGAGCCGAGCTTGAGAAAGGCTAG